TAGATGTGCACGACGACGACGTGTTTGACTGCCGTCTCGGCCTTGATCTCCTTCAGCCGGGGATAGAACAAGTTGAGCAAGACGATGGTCTCCGCGCCGCTATCCACGAGTTGCTGTTTGAGTTCGCGCGCCGTGTAGGTAGGGTTGGTGTTCACCACGATCGCGCCCAGGCGCGCGGCGGCGAAGAAGGCGATGATGAAATGCGGCGAATTCGGCAACATCAGCGCCACGCGATCGCCGCGCTTCACGCCGAGCGCGTGCAAGGCAGCAGCAAATCGCTCGACCAGCGTGCCGAGCCGACCGTAGGTCAGCGTGCCGCCTACCATCACGCGATCACCCAAGATGTAGCGCAGCACGAACTTGGTGGCCAGGCGGTCGGGGTATTTGCGCACGGTTTCGGCAAGCAGGTCGTAGAGCGTAGCTTCGGGGTAATTCAACGTGGCCGGCACGCCTTTGTCGTAGCGCTCGAGCCACGGCTTAGGGCTAGGCTGGTGATCCGGCATGGAACCTCCTCCTCTCGCTCACCGGCGTCGGCCAGACGCCGCGCTCTCGTCGTATGTATGGCCAGTATACTCATCGCAGCAGATGATGAAAATTGACACCGGCTTCGGCGTCGGCCATCTCGGCAGCCTCGACGACATCATCGCGAGCGCCAAACGTGCCGAGGCCGTCGGCTTCGATGCGCTGTGGTCGTCCGAGACGCAGCACGACCCGTTCCTGCCGCTGGCGCTCGCCGCCGCGCACACGCAACGCATCCACCTCGGCACCGGCATCGCCGTTGCCTTTGCGCGCAGCCCCACCACGCTGGCGCACCTGGCCTGGGACTTGCAGAAGCTGAGTGGCGGGCGCTTCATCCTCGGTCTAGGCACGCAGGTGAAGGCGCACGTCGAGCGGCGCTTCGGCATGCCGTGGGACCGGCCGGCGGCGCGGCTGCGCGAATACATCCTCGCCATCCGCGCCTTGTGGCAGTGCTGGCAGAGCGGCGAGAAGCTGAATTTCCGCGGCGAGTTCTTCAAGCTCACGCTGATGTCGCCGTTCTTCAACCCCGGCCCCATCGCCCACCCGCACATCCCGATCTACATTGCCGGCGTGAACGAACGGTTGTGCCAACTGGCCGGCGAGCTGTGCGAGGGATTCCATGTGCACCCCTTCCATACGCCCAAGTACCTGGCCGAGTTCGTCCTGCCCAACGTCGAGATCGGCTTGAAGCAAGCCGGCCGAGCACGCGGCGACATCCAGCTCGCCTCGGCCGTCTTCGTCATCGGCGGCGACACCGAGGAAGCGCGCGCGCAGCGCCGCGAGTCGGTCCGCCAACAAATCGCCTTCTATGCCAGCACGCCGAGCTACCACACCGTCTTCGCGATGCACGGCTGGCGAGCCACTGCCGAGGCGTTGTCATCGCTGGCCGCGCGCGGCTGCTGGGAAGAGATGCCGGCACTGGTCAGCGACGCGATGTTGGCCGAGTTCGCCGAAGAAGGCGCATGGGCTGAGCTGCCGGGCAAGCTAATGCGCCGCTACGCTGGCCTGCTCGACCGCATCGCCTATTACTTCGGTCCGCCGGACGAGGCGGCGCGGGCGACGGTGCACGCGTTCAAGGCCGGCGGTTGAGCGTAGCATAGCTATGAGTGGCTACGTGACTCGGCAAATAATGTCCCTCCATTACAAACAACCGACACTACGGACACCATTGACACCAACCCGAGGAGCAACTCTGATGAACATGACCTGGACGGGCGTGATGCCCGCGATGACGACCGCATTCGACGAAAGCGGTGAAATTGACCATGCCTTCGTCGCCCGGCACGCGCGATGGCTGATCGAACATGGCTGCACGGCGATCGTCACACCCGGCTCGCTGGGCGAGGGCAACACGCTGCGCTTCGACGAGCGCGTCGCGCTGTGGCGCACCTGTGTGCAGGCGCTGGGCGGGCGCGCGCCGGTCGTCGCCGCCATTGCCGCGCTCAGCACGCGCGAAGCGGTGGACATGGCCAAGGCCGCGCATGACGCCGGCTGCGCCGGGCTGATGGTCTTGCCGCCCTACGTTTACAAAGGCGACTGGCGCGAGAACAAGGCGCACGTCGGCGCAATCTTCAGGGCCACGCCGCTGAGCTGCATGCTCTACAACAACCCGATCGCCTACGGGGTGGATTATCTGCCCCAGCACATTGCCGAGCTGGCCGGCGAGCACGCCAACTTCGCTGCCGTGAAAGAGAGCAGCGCCGACGTGCGGCGCATCATGGCCATCCGCGAGCTGGTCGGCGAACGGCTGGCGCTGCTCATCGGCGTGGACGACCTGATCGTCGAGGGCATCGCCGCCGGCGCGGTCGGCTGGGTGGCCGGGCTGGTGAACGCGCTGCCGAAGGAGAGCGTGGCTCTGTTCAACGTTGCAGTAAAGGGAGAGCGCGACCAGGCCGATGCGCTCTACAAATGGTTCCTGCCGCTGCTGCGCATGGATACCGTGCCCAAGTTCGTCCAACTCATCAAGCTGGTTCAATGCGAAGTCGGGATGGGCAACCCGCGCGTCCGCCCGCCGCGGCTGGAACTGGCGGGCGCGGAGCTGGAAGCTGCGCGGGCGGTCATTCGCACGGCGCTGGCCAACCGGCCGGACCTCGCTCTATGACGCCCCTCATCGCCGGCATGGCGCTCATCGCCATTGTGCTCATGCTGGCTGCTTTGGCATCGGGTGTCGTCGAGCGCGGGCCGATCAGCTTCCCCATCATCTTCCTCGGCCTCGGCATCGCACTCGGGCCACTCGGGCTAGGCGCGCTCGACATTTCGCTCACCGACCCGCTGCTCGAAGTCATCGCCGTCGTCAGCTTGTCGCTGGTGTTGTTCCTCGATGCAGTCAAGATGCAGGTAGATGAGCTGCGGCGCGATTGGCGCATTCCCGCGCTGGCGCTCGGCCCCGGCACGCTGCTGTTCATGATCGGCGTAGCGCTGGCGGCCGGGATGCTGCTCGGCGCGGCTCCTGCCGAGGCGCTGCTGATCGGCGCCATGCTGGCTTCGACCGACGCTGTAGTGCTGCGCGACGTACTGCGCG
The window above is part of the Candidatus Roseilinea sp. genome. Proteins encoded here:
- the dapA gene encoding dihydrodipicolinate synthase family protein; translated protein: MNMTWTGVMPAMTTAFDESGEIDHAFVARHARWLIEHGCTAIVTPGSLGEGNTLRFDERVALWRTCVQALGGRAPVVAAIAALSTREAVDMAKAAHDAGCAGLMVLPPYVYKGDWRENKAHVGAIFRATPLSCMLYNNPIAYGVDYLPQHIAELAGEHANFAAVKESSADVRRIMAIRELVGERLALLIGVDDLIVEGIAAGAVGWVAGLVNALPKESVALFNVAVKGERDQADALYKWFLPLLRMDTVPKFVQLIKLVQCEVGMGNPRVRPPRLELAGAELEAARAVIRTALANRPDLAL
- a CDS encoding LLM class F420-dependent oxidoreductase — encoded protein: MMKIDTGFGVGHLGSLDDIIASAKRAEAVGFDALWSSETQHDPFLPLALAAAHTQRIHLGTGIAVAFARSPTTLAHLAWDLQKLSGGRFILGLGTQVKAHVERRFGMPWDRPAARLREYILAIRALWQCWQSGEKLNFRGEFFKLTLMSPFFNPGPIAHPHIPIYIAGVNERLCQLAGELCEGFHVHPFHTPKYLAEFVLPNVEIGLKQAGRARGDIQLASAVFVIGGDTEEARAQRRESVRQQIAFYASTPSYHTVFAMHGWRATAEALSSLAARGCWEEMPALVSDAMLAEFAEEGAWAELPGKLMRRYAGLLDRIAYYFGPPDEAARATVHAFKAGG